The Lycium ferocissimum isolate CSIRO_LF1 chromosome 10, AGI_CSIRO_Lferr_CH_V1, whole genome shotgun sequence genome window below encodes:
- the LOC132035154 gene encoding uncharacterized protein LOC132035154 → MKLYHTYWITGARIQLPNLKYESPLHAFEWVLDKKTIIDPIKKNAKDALPPPTKLNVTSFLDIKDQAFQDINNTLTKKEFNILAIVVNCSPPRYVASVEKRLQELIVIDTLNQSFKFTIWEESLIENEGSKLLRQFQEYPIILARRIGASKFEGEL, encoded by the exons ATGAAACTTTATCATACCTACTGGATAACGGGTGCACGCATACAACTACCAAATCTGAAATATGAAAGTCCATTGCATGCATTTGAATGGGTTCTCGATAAAAAGACCATCATTGATCCAATTAAAAAGAATGCTAAAGATGCGTTACCGCCTCCTACAAAGCTTAATGTTACCTCCTTCTTAGATATTAAGGATCAGGCCTTCCAAGATATCAATAATACTCTGACTAAAAAAGAATTCA ACATACTTGCAATTGTTGTCAACTGTTCCCCACCAAGATATGTTGCAAGTGTCGAGAAAAGATTACAAGAGCTTATCGTTATTGATACCCT TAACCAAAGTTTCAAGTTCACAATATGGGAAGAATCACTTATAGAAAATGAAGGTAGCAAGCTCCTGAGGCAATTCCAAGAATATCCTATAATTCTTGCAAGACGTATTGGAGCATCCAAATTTGAAGGTGAGCTATAA